The following are encoded in a window of Panicum virgatum strain AP13 chromosome 5N, P.virgatum_v5, whole genome shotgun sequence genomic DNA:
- the LOC120674830 gene encoding F-box/LRR-repeat protein At3g26922-like has product MDRISALPDDLLRDVVSHLPIRDGARTAALASHWRGLWRSAPLVLRLPPAELEPERAAATVGPMNRPPPPPAVRRVLADHPGPFRAVHLTHFSMASLKRELDLAEWACLLADKGVQDLALLNDYAHIRGRRLPADILHCASLCRLFLLSWTFPDTAGAEVSPHLKELRMFGTDVSDGYVDHMLACSPELEALSLIASRMPKRINLRGQSLECILHLMCAADELAVVDAPRMVRLVLWRTDGDTKPMNIKIDRAPEHFLLYIALQAETKASPSSIVPSVKILALKANFGVFKEVNMLPSFLRCFPNIDTLHIEVTSLNDPMSTIDGEATGRYHGRFWREAHPIQCLKSTVEKIVIHEFRGDQSEYEFLKFIAKHAKKLQALLLVLTREKFASAEEVAKITHEVGAISGSKWAADKCLVLLVGPKVKNVWSFRRASDLSVGDPLK; this is encoded by the exons ATGGACCGCATCAGTGCCCTCCcggacgacctcctccgcgATGTGGTCTCCCACCTCCCCATCCGCGATGGGGCGCGGACCGCCGCACTCGCCTCGCACTGGCGCGGCCTCTGGCGCTCAGCCCCGCTCGTCCTCCGCCTCCCGCCCGCCGAGCTCGAGCCTGAGCGCGCTGCCGCCACTGTCGGGC CGATGAATAgaccccccccaccccccgctGTCAGGCGCGTCCTCGCCGACCACCCGGGCCCCTTCCGCGCGGTCCACCTCACCCACTTCTCGATGGCTTCCCTCAAGCGCGAGCTCGACCTCGCGGAGTGGGCATGCCTCCTCGCTGACAAGGGCGTGCAGGACCTTGCCCTGCTCAACGATTACGCCCATATAAGAGGACGTCGCCTCCCTGCCGACATCCTCCACTGCGCCTCGCTCTgccgcctcttcctcctctcctggACGTTCCCGGATACCGCCGGCGCCGAGGTCTCCCCCCACCTCAAGGAACTCCGCATGTTCGGCACCGACGTGAGTGACGGGTACGTCGACCATATGCTTGCATGTAGCCCCGAGCTGGAGGCCCTCTCACTCATCGCAAGCAGAATGCCCAAGCGCATCAACCTCCGTGGTCAAAGCCTGGAGTGCATTCTCCACTTGATGTGTGCGGCAGATGAACTTGCTGTGGTGGATGCCCCGCGCATGGTGCGGCTTGTCCTATGGAGAACAGATGGTGATACTAAGCCTATGAATATCAAGATTGATCGAGCACCTGAGCATTTCCTCTTGTATATTGCATTGCAGGCTGAGACAAAGGCTAGCCCAAGTTCCATTGTCCCCAGCGTCAAGATCTTGGCTTTAAAGGCAAATTTTGGTGTCTTCAAGGAGGTCAATATGCTACCTAGCTTCCTCAGATGCTTCCCAAACATTGATACTCTGCACATTGAGGTGAC CTCACTGAACGACCCTATG TCTACTATTGATGGTGAAGCAACGGGCAGGTACCATGGCAGGTTCTGGCGCGAAGCCCATCCTATTCAATGTCTGAAGTCAACCGTCGAaaaaattgttatccatgaattcCGAGGGGACCAAAGCGAGTATGAATTCCTCAAGTTCATCGCCAAGCATGCAAAGAAGCTGCAGGCTTTGCTGCTGGTGTTGACCAGAGAGAAATTTGCTTCAGCGGAAGAGGTGGCTAAGATAACTCACGAAGTGGGGGCTATAAGTGGAAGTAAATGGGCAGCAGACAAATGTTTGGTGTTGCTGGTGGGGCCTAAAGTAAAGAATGTTTGGTCCTTCCGTAGAGCATCTGATCTATCCGTGGGAGACCCGTTAAAGTGA
- the LOC120675920 gene encoding FBD-associated F-box protein At5g60610-like yields the protein MDRQPPPPLITMEAMLHMMAIHGVGAEMLNPATDLMYDFVHSLLPFPPVSAAASLSAISSSPGGGSEDRLSAHPDAILRDVVSRLPAKDAARTAVLSSRWRPLWRSAPLVLVDAHLLQSAGGEDSPLRAGSGSGSITAAVSRVLEAHRGPFRCVNLTRSSMGAHRAELALWLGLLAVKGVEEFVFVNRPWPLDFPLPTTIFSLASVKRLYLGAWGFPNTSVLPRGTAFPHLLELGLGCIAMEDRDLNFLLARSPILQTLVVYASQTCVNLRIISRSLRCVQLCMCRVHDVSVVDAPRLERLLLWNVTNKEKVRTRVKFGHAPKLRSVGYLMPGVHVLEIGNTIIKAETRASPTTIVPSVKTLALELEVHFGVRNEAKMIPCFLRCFPNIETLHIKSEETDQPAGKLNQKFMKETSSIECVQSHIREMIFHEYHGERSELAFLKFILGNAQVLQHMVILFVEGSLSSGDNAVAKLIKDLSSVKRASENCRLVILESPNSRGGSCWSRQVASDLDLADPFYCCCRTQHDLYVSWSKLALSASSVLCSSNCF from the exons ATGGACCGgcagcccccgccgccgctgatcACAATGGAGGCGATGCTGCACATGATGGCGATTCACGGCGTGGGCGCGGAGATGTTGAACCCCGCCACGGACCTCATGTACGACTTCGTGCACAGCCTTCTCCCCTTCCCAcccgtctccgccgccgcctccctctccgccatctcctcatcccccggcggcggctccgaggACCGCCTCAGCGCCCACCCCGACGCAATCCTCCGCGACGTCGTCTCGCGCCTCCCCGCCAAGGACGCCGCCCGCACCGCCGTGCTCTCCTCGCGCTGGCGCCCGCTCTGGCGCTCCGCGCCGCTCGTACTCGTCGACGCCCACCTCCTCCaatcggccggcggcgaggactcACCGCTGCGCGcaggctccggctccggctccatcACCGCCGCGGTGTCCCGCGTCCTGGAGGCCCACCGGGGCCCCTTCCGCTGCGTCAACCTCACCCGCAGCTCCATGGGCGCGCACCGAGCCGAGCTCGCGCTCTGGctcggcctcctcgccgtcAAGGGCGTCGAGGAGTTCGTCTTCGTTAACCGCCCCTGGCCGCTCGACTTTCCCCTCCCCACCACGATCTTCAGCCTCGCCTCCGTCAAGCGTCTCTACCTCGGGGCTTGGGGGTTCCCTAACACCTCGGTTCTCCCGCGCGGCACGGCGTTCCCCCACCTGCTTGAGCTCGGCCTCGGCTGCATCGCCATGGAGGACAGGGACCTCAACTTCCTCCTCGCCAGGAGCCCCATCCTCCAGACCCTTGTGGTCTACGCGAGCCAAACGTGTGTGAACCTCCGCATCATCAGCCGCAGCCTGCGGTGTGTGCAGCTGTGCATGTGCAGAGTCCATGACGTCTCCGTGGTGGACGCTCCGCGTCTAGAGCGGCTCTTGCTGTGGAACGTGACAAACAAAGAGAAAGTTCGCACCAGGGTCAAGTTCGGCCATGCGCCCAAGCTGCGATCTGTGGGATACTTGATGCCTGGAGTACATGTTCTTGAGATTGGCAACACCATCATCAAG GCTGAGACAAGGGCAAGCCCAACAACCATCGTCCCAAGTGTCAAGACATTGGCCTTGGAGTTGGAGGTGCATTTTGGGGTTCGCAATGAAGCCAAGATGATTCCCTGCTTCCTCAGATGCTTTCCCAACATAGAGACACTGCATATCAAG TCTGAGGAAACTGATCAACCAGCTGGTAAGCTCAATCAGAAATTCATGAAAGAGACCAGCAGCATCGAATGCGTGCAGTCACACATCAGGGAGATGATTTTCCATGAGTACCATGGGGAGCGTAGTGAGCTTGCCTTCCTGAAGTTCATCCTGGGGAATGCGCAGGTGCTGCAGCACATGGTCATTTTATTTGTCGAAGGTAGTCTCTCTTCAGGGGACAATGCGGTTGCCAAACTGATTAAGGATCTATCATCTGTGAAAAGGGCTAGTGAAAACTGTAGACTGGTGATCTTGGAGAGCCCTAACTCTCGGGGTGGTAGTTGTTGGAGCCGCCAAGTAGCATCTGATCTTGATCTTGCTGACCCTTTCTATTGCTGCTGCCGAACCCAGCACGACCTGTATGTCTCATGGTCCAAACTAGCGTTGTCTGCAAGTAGTGTGCTCTGTTCAAGTAACTGTTTCTGA